AAGCCGCGGCCAGCGGCATCCCGGGAATCAGCGCCCAGGCGGCCACGGCCACCAGCACGGTGCTGAACAGCGTGTAGCCGATCGACATCAGCAGGATCGGCCGCTTGTTGAGCCGGAATCCGCGCGACGAGCTCCGCCAGGCCGCCGAGTAGAGCAGCGGCGGCAGGAACAGCGCGAGGACGATCTCCGGATTCAGCGTGTAGTCCGGGACCCCCGGCAGATACGACACACCCAGCCCGACGAGGACGAGCAGAATAGGCGGCGAAATGCGCAGTTTTCGGGCGAGTCCGGCGACGAACGCCGCCCCGATGATCAACCCGAACACCGCCACCAGATCCGCGGTCTCGAAATGCACCCGGCCTCCTTGTTCTCCGGCCTGCCGGCCGCCGCCTTTATCGTGCCAGCCGATCAACTTTCACCAGGAACAATGGGAGGCGATCAAGGAGGCAAGTTGGCAATCTGCACACATATCGCCGAGTCGAACGACACCCAGCCACGATCCACCGGCTGCGAGGAATGCCTGGAAATCGGTTGGCGTTGGGTGCATCTCCGCACCTGCCTGGAGTGCGGGCACGTGGGCTGTTGTGACTCGTCTCGCGGCAAGCACGCGACCGCGCACTTCCACGACGTGAAGCACCCCGTGGTGCAGTCCGCGGAGCCGGGCGAGAGCTGGAAATGGTGCTTCGTGGACGAAGCGCTAGCACCGTGAAAAACCTCCGTTAACGGATGCTTCGGGGGCGTTGTCGCAGGTCATGGCAGCGCCCCCCACAGCACCGGACAACAGGGCACACTAACCCGCATGCGTAGTCTTCTGCTTACTTTCCGTAGAAGAAGCAACAGCCGCCCCCCGGAACCTCAGAAACCACCGCCGCGCTCGTTACGGGTTCTGCTGCTGGTGTCGTCGTTCAACGGGCTGACCCAGCGGGTGTGGTGCGCGCTCCGCGAGCAAGGTCATACCGTGGCGGTCGAGTTCGCCCGCGACGAGGAATCGATCGCGGACGCGGCTCGGCGCGCCGACCCCCAACTGATCCTGTGCCCGTTCCTGAAAGAGCGGGTTCCGACCGAGGTCTGGCAGAAGTGGACCACGCTGATCATCCACCCGGGTCCGGTGGGTGACCGTGGCCCGTCGAGCCTCGACTGGGCGATCAGCGAGGGGAAGACCGAGTGGGGCGTGACCGCGCTCCAGGCCGTCGAAGAGATGGACGCCGGCCCGGTCTGGGCGACCCGCACCTTCCCCCTCCCGGCCGACCCGCCGACGAAGTCGAGCCTGTACAACGGACCGATCGCCGACGCCGCGATGAGCTGCGTCGAGGAAGTGCTCGCCAAGCTGGACGATCCGGACTTCCGACCCACGCCGCCCGAAGAGCTGGCGAAGATCCAGGTCCGACCCCAGATGCGCCAGGCCGATCGGGCCTTCTCCTGGTCCGAACCGGCCGAGGCGATCGTCCGCAAGATCCGCGCCGCCGACGGCACGCCGGGCGTCCGGACCGAGATCGCCGGGGTGCGCGTCTGGGCCTTCGACGCGTACGTCGGTCCGCGTCAGGCGGATCCTCCGGGCACCGTCGTCGCGTGCCGCGACGGAGCGGTGCTCGTCGCTGCCGGTACGGGCAGCGTGTGGCTCGGCCACCTCAAGAAAATTCCGGACGAAACACCGCGCGCCAAAAATGGAGTCAAGCTACCGGCGGCGCTGGTACTCGCCGACCACCTCCCCGACGGGCTGACCTCGCCCACCGCCGCCGCGCCGACCGTCGAACAGTGCGGTCCGGGCCGGGTCCACTACGTGCGCCGGGGTGAGATCGGGTACGTCGTCCTGGACTGTTACAACGGCGCGCTCGCCACCGACGGCTGCAACCAGGCCCTGCACGCGCTGCGGCACGCCATCCGGCAGGACACGCTGGCGATCGTGCTGCGCGGTGGCTCCGGGCCGTTCTGCAACGGCATCGATCTCAATCGCATCGAAGCCGCGAGCAACCCGGCCGCCGAGGCGTGGGCGAACATCACCGCGATCAACGACGTCTGCCGCGAGCTGATCACCTGCCGCAACCAGGTGACGATCGCCGCGTTCAGCGGCAGCGCCGGCGCCGGCGGTGTGATGCTCCCGTTCGGCGCCGACCTGGTCGTCGCCCGCGACGGGGTGGTGCTCAACCCGTTCTACGAGATGGGTCTCACCGGCTCCGAGCTGCACACCTACACGCTCCCCCGGCGCGTAGGCCCGGACGTGGCGAGGCGGCTCCTCACCGACGCGCTGCCGGTCAACGTGACCACCGCGCAGCGACTGGGGTTGGTGGACGAGATCGGACCACGCGACCCCGGCCCGTTCGGCAACTGGCTGCACGAGGTGGCACTGCGCTACCTCGACCGCGGCCTGCGGGAGCGGACGCTGCGGCGGAAGGCGGAGGTCCTCGACCGGGACCTCAGCGTCCGGCCACTCGACGCCTACGAGGCCCGTGAGCTGGGCGAGATGGCCCAGGACATGTTCGACGACCGGCAGGGGTTCGACGCCGCCCGCCGAGCGTTCGTGCACAAGCACGCCCCCGAGCGCACGCCCGCGCGTCTAGCCCTCCATCGAGCGCCAGGTTTCGTCCGCGGATGACGGTCCGCGGATGACGGTCCGCGGATGACGGTCCGCGGATGACGGTCCGCGGATGACGGTCCGCGGATGACGGTCCGCGGATGACGGTCCGCGGATGACGGTCCGCGGATGACGGTCCGCGGATGACGGTCCGCGGATGACGGTCCGCGGATGACGGTCCGCGGATGACGGTCCGCGGATGACGGTCCGCGGATGACGGTCCGCGGATGACGGTCCGCGGATGACGGTCCGCGGATGACGGTCCGCGGATGACGGTCCGCGGATGACGGTCCGCGGATGACGGTCCGCGGATGACGGTCCGCGGATGACGGTCCGCGGATGACGGTCCGCGGATGACGGTCCGCGGATGACGGTCCGCGGATGACGGTCCGCGGATGACGGTCCGCGGATGACGGTCCGCGGATGACGGTCCGCGGATGACGGTCCGCGGATGACGGTCCGCGGATGACGGTCCGCGGATGACGGTCCGCGGATGACGGTCCGCGGATGACGGCAAATGGACGTTATCGCAGGCAGCGATAACGTCCATTTGCCGTTGTGGCGAGGGGAACCTCTCGGGCTACAGAGTGCCGATCACGCGGGACGCTGCACCGCGGCGAGCGTTGCTTCCCAGTCGATCGCGACGGCGTTGGCGTCGGTGGGTAGCACCCGGACCGCGAGATGCGCGCCCGGGAACGCGAGCGGCACCGCGGCTGGCGGTACCGGGTTGCCGATCCGGACCTCGTAGTCTTCGGCGTCCGGCCGGGTCACGGTCAACACGAACTCGTACAGGCTTACGCCGTAAGGGCTGCGCATGCCGAGCGGGCCGCTCGCCACGATCGTTGCCTCCGCCGGTGTTCCGGTCTCCAGCAGGTCGGCCGTGCTGGGCCCAGTGGCGTGATCGGATGGCAGGTCGTCGGTGTCGTTCACGTTCTGTTCAGCGAAAGGTCCCATGGCTCGCGACCGTACAAACGTTGCCGGGGGATGTCGCCGGAACTGACGCGCACCCGTCAGTGCTTTCTGTCCCCGGAACGTCTTACTCGGGCGACTCGCGGGGAAGAACGACGATCTGCGGCGGGTCGAACCGCACCGAGACCGTGTCCCCCGGCGCCGGTGCAGTGGCCGGCGGGCAGTGCGCCTCCAGCGGCGGCGCGCCCGGGATCGTCAGCAGTACCTCGACACGATCGCCCGCGAACGTCGCCACGTCCACCGTCGCCATGACGTCGCCTGCCGCCGGTGACAGCAGCACCCCGGCGGGCCGGATCAGAAGTGAGTGCCCGGCGAACCCAGCCGGTACCGGCCCCCAGGGGGTAGCCGCCTGGCCGTCCGCGACGGCCACGTTCGCGAAGCCGAGGAATCGAGCGACGAACTCGGACGCGGGCTGCTCCCAGACCTCGCGCGGCGTACCGATCTGGGCGATCCGCCCGGCGGCCATGACCACCACCCGGTCGGCCAGCGCGAATGCCTCTCGCTGGTCGTGGGTGACCGCCAGGACGGTGGTACCGAGACGGACGAACAGGCGCCGGAGCTCCACCACCAACCGCTCCCGCAGCGCCCGGTCGAGTTGCCCCAGCGGCTCGTCGAGCATCAGGAGCCGCGGCGACGGCGCCAGCGCCCTGGCCAGTGCCACCCGCTGCTGCTCGCCGCCGGAGAGCGTGTCGATCCGGCGTGACCCCGCGTCCGGAAGACCGACGAGTTCCAGCAGCGATGCGACGTCGACCCGGGAATTACCGAAGCGGATGTTGCCGGCCACATCGTGGTGCGGGAACAGCGCGTGATCCTGGAACATCAGCCCGACGCCACGGCGGTGCGGTGGTACCCGCGTGACGTCGGCGCCGTCCAGCACCACCCGTCCGGCAGACGGTTCCTGCAGCCCGGCAACCACACGTAGCAGCGTGCTCTTGCCGCTTCCGCTCGGGCCGAGGACGGCGACGACCTCGGAATCGGCAACGTCGAGGTCGACGTCGAGCAATGCGTTCTTCGACCCGAAGCGGACCGAGACGCCGGCGACCGACAGGCTCACAGCTCTCCTCCGGCGTTGCTCGGCCGCAGCCGGTCGAGCGTGATCAGCGTCGCCGCACAGACGACCATCAAGATCGTGGCCAGCGCCATCGCCTGGCCGCTGTTGATCGCGCCGGGCCGCCCGAGCAGCTGTGAGATCGCCACCGGGATCGTGGGGCTATCGCCGCGAGCGATGAACACGGTCGCGCCGAACTCGCCGAGCGAGATCGCGAACGCGAACCCGGCGGCCGCGGCCAGCGGACGCCAGATCAGCGGCGCGTCGACGCGCCACCAGACTTGCAGCGGGGGCGCTCCGAGCACCGCGGCGGCCTCGCGCAGCCGGTCGTCGATCGCCCGCAGCACCGGCAGCACCGCACGGACGACGAACGGCACCGCCACCAGGGCTTGCGCGCAGGGCACCAGGAGAGCCGAGTCCCGCAGGTCGAGCGGGGGTTCGTCGAGCGCGATCAGGAACCCAAAACCGACGGTCACCGCCGAGGTGCCCAGCGGCAGCATCAGCAGCAGCCCGAACGGTCCGGTCAACCGCCCCGGCCGGGCGAGCACGACCGCGGCGCAGACGCCGACCACCACCGCGATGACGGTCGCCGCGACCGCGTACCGGAGCGACGTCAGCACGGTCTCCCAGGCCGGAACCGGCAGCGCGCTGGACGCGTCGGCGTGGCCCAGCGCCCGCCAGTACGTGAGGCCGTAACCGTCCGCGGTCGCGAACGACCGCTCGACCAGCACGGCCAGCGGGATCAACAGGAGCCCGACCAGTACGACGAGGTTGATGCCGACGAACGTCCACTCGCCCCAGCCGCGCGGGGGCCGGGGCGTCGGTTCCGCCAGCCGCGCCGCCCGCCGCCGTCCCGTCAACAGACCGTCGACGGCGAGCAGCACGGCGACAGCGGCGAACTGCACCAGCGAGAGCACCGCCGCGCCGGAGAGGTCGAGTTGGTAGACGGTCCGGCGGTAGATCTCGACCTCGAGCGTGGCGTACTCCGGGCCGCCGAGGATCTGCACGATGCCGAACGAGGTGAACGTGAACAGGAACACCACCGACGCGGCGGCGGCGATCGCGGGCCGGAGCGCCGGGAGCGTCACCCGCCGGAACGCAGCGAGTCGTGAGGCACCGAGGACCCGGGCGGCCTCCTCCTGACGCCGGTCGAGCTGCGCCCAGACGCCACCGACGAGCCGCACCACGACCGCGTAGTTGAAGAACACGTGCGCGGCGAGGATCGCCCAGACCGTCCGGTCCAGCTCGACGCCGAGCAGGCCGTCCGGGCCGATCAACGCCAGGAACGCCGCCCCGACCACCACGGTCGGCAGCACGAAGGGCACGATGACCAGCGCCTTGAGCAGTGCCCGGCCGGGGAGCCGGTACCGGGCCAGCATCGCGGCGCCGGGCAGCGCGATCAGCACGGTGAGAACCGTCGAGGCCACCGCCTGCCACACCGTGAACCAGAGCACGTGCCGGACACCGGGGCTCGCGAGGAGCTTCCCGGGTGAGCCCTCCCCGAAGCCGATCCCGAGCAGGGACGCGACCGGGTACGCGAAGAAGAGCGCGAGGAAGCTCAGCGGAACGAACGCCAGCACGCCTCGGCCCCACCGGACCGATGCCGGGCGCCGAAGACGCCCGGCACTCGGCACGGTCAGCGCAGGACCGCGTTCGTCCACTCGTCGATCCACGCCTCACGGTTCTTCGTGATCTGGTCGGCAGGCAGCGTCAGCGGCTTCGCCGGGAGCGCCGCGTACTTCGTGAACTCCGGCGGCAACGGCGTGTCGGTGACCGCGGGCCACACGAACATCTGCAACGGGACGTCCTTCTGGAACGTGGGCGAGAGCAGGAAGTCCAGCAGCTTCTTCCCGCCCCCCGGGTTCTCCGCACCGTCGAGCAGGCCGGCGTACTCGACCTGCCGGAAGCAGGTGTCGGTGACGACCCCGGACGGGGCGTCGGCCGGCTTCTTCTCCGCGTAGACCACCTCGGCCGGCGGGCTGGACGCGTACGAGACGACCAGCGGCCGGTCGCCCTTGCCCTGCGAGCCGACCGTGAAGCGCTGCTGGTACGCCTCCTCCCAGCCGTCGACGACGAGGGCGCCGTTCGCCTTCAGCTTCGCCCAGTAGTCCTTCCAGCCGTCCTCCCCGTAGGTGGCGACGCTGCCGAGCAGGAACGCCAGGCCGGGCGAGGACGTCGCCGGGTTCTCGACCACGAGCAGGTTCTTGTACTCGGGCTTCAGCAGGTCGGCGTAGCTCGTCGGAGGCGCCACCTTCTTGCCGGCGAACCAGGCCTTGTCGTAGTTGACGCAGACGTCGCCGAAGTCGACCGGGGTGGCCTTACCGTCCGTGCCCTGGGTGAGGGCCGAGGGCAGCGCGTCGCCGCCCTTCGCCGTGTAGGAGGTGAACACGCCTGCGTCCACGGCCCGGGACAGGAACGTGCTGTCGACGCCGAACAGGACGTCACCCTGCGGGTTGCCCTTGCTCAGCACCGCCTTGTTGACCAGCGCACCGGCGTCGCCGCTGCGTAGGACCTTGACCGTGAGGCCGCTCTGCTTCTGGAAGTCCTTCAGGACGTTCTCGCTGACCGCGAACGACTCGTGCGTGACGAGCGTGACGGTCTTCGAGTCGGATTTGCCGTCCTCCGACGACGAGCAGGCACCGAGTGCCGCTAGCAAAACTCCGACCGCCAGTAAACGTGGGGTGCGCATCCGGTTCCCTCCGGAGTCGAGCACCGGGATGAGCCGTGGGGCGTGAAGTGTCCGGCGAGCGCCGGTTCTCCCTCCGCTGGCATTACCCAGAGCAGGTTCCACGGGTCGGCGATGAACGCTTGTCGCCCTCTCAGCCCGGCTGTCCCGAGCTCCCCGGCGGGTGGCTGACCACCCGCGACGACGATCCTAACCGCGAGTGGTTGAGACGACCCCATTGCGGTCACTACCTCGGTCATGGATGGTCCACGGCTCGCCGGTGCGCTGGAGGCGTTGCGCGGCACCGTCGCGCGCGTGCACCTCGGTCTGGCGGTGGCGGACGCGGAGAGCGCGCGCCGGTCGCAGTCCGAACTCGTCGGGCAGGTGGACGATTACCTGCTTCCCCGGCTGCGCCAACTGGACGCACCGATGCTGGTCGCGGTCGGTGGCTCCACAGGAGCAGGCAAGTCGACGCTGGTGAACACGTTGGTCGGCGCCGAGGTGACGAAGGCCGGCTGGCTGCGGCCGACGACCCGCGCTCCGGTGCTCGTCTGCCACCCCGACGACGTCGGATGGTTCGAGACCGACCGCATCCTGCCCGGGCTGTCCAGAACGACCGGGCAGGCGACGCCGGAGACGTCCCGCGACAGCCACGGCGGCGAGCAGGGCATCCGGACGCTGCGGCTGGTGCCGCACCACAGCATCCCGCCGGGCCTGGCGCTGCTGGACCCGCCGGACATCGACTCGGTGGTCGCCGAGAACCGGGACCTCGCGGGTCAGTTGCTGGCCGCCGCGGACCTCTGGATCTTCGTCACCACCGCGGCCCGCTACGCCGACGCCGTGCCCTGGGATCTTCTGCACACCGCAGCCCGACGCACCACCGCACTGGCCGTGGTGCTCAACCGCGTGCCGCCCGAGGGCGTCGGGGAGATCGGCGACCACCTCCGCTCGATGCTCGCCGCCGAGAAGCTCGGCGAGGCCGAGGTGTTCGCGATCCCCGAGGTGGAGCTGGACGCCGAACGCATTCCGGATCCGCAGATCGCCCCGCTTCGCGCCTGGCTGGACGGGCTGGCCGCGGACGCCGAGGCACGCGACACCGTCATCCGCACGACGCTGACCGGCGCGCTGACCAGTCTTCACGACCGGGTCACCGTCCTGGCCGAGCACCTGGACGAGCAACTCGGGAGCGCCGACACGC
Above is a genomic segment from Cryptosporangium minutisporangium containing:
- a CDS encoding UBP-type zinc finger domain-containing protein, which translates into the protein MGGDQGGKLAICTHIAESNDTQPRSTGCEECLEIGWRWVHLRTCLECGHVGCCDSSRGKHATAHFHDVKHPVVQSAEPGESWKWCFVDEALAP
- a CDS encoding enoyl-CoA hydratase-related protein encodes the protein MAVEFARDEESIADAARRADPQLILCPFLKERVPTEVWQKWTTLIIHPGPVGDRGPSSLDWAISEGKTEWGVTALQAVEEMDAGPVWATRTFPLPADPPTKSSLYNGPIADAAMSCVEEVLAKLDDPDFRPTPPEELAKIQVRPQMRQADRAFSWSEPAEAIVRKIRAADGTPGVRTEIAGVRVWAFDAYVGPRQADPPGTVVACRDGAVLVAAGTGSVWLGHLKKIPDETPRAKNGVKLPAALVLADHLPDGLTSPTAAAPTVEQCGPGRVHYVRRGEIGYVVLDCYNGALATDGCNQALHALRHAIRQDTLAIVLRGGSGPFCNGIDLNRIEAASNPAAEAWANITAINDVCRELITCRNQVTIAAFSGSAGAGGVMLPFGADLVVARDGVVLNPFYEMGLTGSELHTYTLPRRVGPDVARRLLTDALPVNVTTAQRLGLVDEIGPRDPGPFGNWLHEVALRYLDRGLRERTLRRKAEVLDRDLSVRPLDAYEARELGEMAQDMFDDRQGFDAARRAFVHKHAPERTPARLALHRAPGFVRG
- a CDS encoding ABC transporter ATP-binding protein, producing MSLSVAGVSVRFGSKNALLDVDLDVADSEVVAVLGPSGSGKSTLLRVVAGLQEPSAGRVVLDGADVTRVPPHRRGVGLMFQDHALFPHHDVAGNIRFGNSRVDVASLLELVGLPDAGSRRIDTLSGGEQQRVALARALAPSPRLLMLDEPLGQLDRALRERLVVELRRLFVRLGTTVLAVTHDQREAFALADRVVVMAAGRIAQIGTPREVWEQPASEFVARFLGFANVAVADGQAATPWGPVPAGFAGHSLLIRPAGVLLSPAAGDVMATVDVATFAGDRVEVLLTIPGAPPLEAHCPPATAPAPGDTVSVRFDPPQIVVLPRESPE
- a CDS encoding ABC transporter permease → MDERGPALTVPSAGRLRRPASVRWGRGVLAFVPLSFLALFFAYPVASLLGIGFGEGSPGKLLASPGVRHVLWFTVWQAVASTVLTVLIALPGAAMLARYRLPGRALLKALVIVPFVLPTVVVGAAFLALIGPDGLLGVELDRTVWAILAAHVFFNYAVVVRLVGGVWAQLDRRQEEAARVLGASRLAAFRRVTLPALRPAIAAAASVVFLFTFTSFGIVQILGGPEYATLEVEIYRRTVYQLDLSGAAVLSLVQFAAVAVLLAVDGLLTGRRRAARLAEPTPRPPRGWGEWTFVGINLVVLVGLLLIPLAVLVERSFATADGYGLTYWRALGHADASSALPVPAWETVLTSLRYAVAATVIAVVVGVCAAVVLARPGRLTGPFGLLLMLPLGTSAVTVGFGFLIALDEPPLDLRDSALLVPCAQALVAVPFVVRAVLPVLRAIDDRLREAAAVLGAPPLQVWWRVDAPLIWRPLAAAAGFAFAISLGEFGATVFIARGDSPTIPVAISQLLGRPGAINSGQAMALATILMVVCAATLITLDRLRPSNAGGEL
- a CDS encoding thiamine ABC transporter substrate-binding protein — translated: MRTPRLLAVGVLLAALGACSSSEDGKSDSKTVTLVTHESFAVSENVLKDFQKQSGLTVKVLRSGDAGALVNKAVLSKGNPQGDVLFGVDSTFLSRAVDAGVFTSYTAKGGDALPSALTQGTDGKATPVDFGDVCVNYDKAWFAGKKVAPPTSYADLLKPEYKNLLVVENPATSSPGLAFLLGSVATYGEDGWKDYWAKLKANGALVVDGWEEAYQQRFTVGSQGKGDRPLVVSYASSPPAEVVYAEKKPADAPSGVVTDTCFRQVEYAGLLDGAENPGGGKKLLDFLLSPTFQKDVPLQMFVWPAVTDTPLPPEFTKYAALPAKPLTLPADQITKNREAWIDEWTNAVLR
- a CDS encoding dynamin family protein produces the protein MDGPRLAGALEALRGTVARVHLGLAVADAESARRSQSELVGQVDDYLLPRLRQLDAPMLVAVGGSTGAGKSTLVNTLVGAEVTKAGWLRPTTRAPVLVCHPDDVGWFETDRILPGLSRTTGQATPETSRDSHGGEQGIRTLRLVPHHSIPPGLALLDPPDIDSVVAENRDLAGQLLAAADLWIFVTTAARYADAVPWDLLHTAARRTTALAVVLNRVPPEGVGEIGDHLRSMLAAEKLGEAEVFAIPEVELDAERIPDPQIAPLRAWLDGLAADAEARDTVIRTTLTGALTSLHDRVTVLAEHLDEQLGSADTLRGQAVERYSSAVDDVDEGVRSGTVLRGEVLARWQEFVGTGQFTRNLEARMGQLRDRVTSFFTGRPPAAEAVGQAVEGNLHALVRAASDRAAEQTTELWRSHPAGRTLIRDDLRRSSAEFGQRLEAEIRAWQQRVLDLVRDEGGHRRSIARLTSFGVNGAGLVLMLAVFAQTAGLSGLEVVVAGGTSAVSQKVLEAIFGDAAVRTLAARARDDLLSTVETLLEDELQRFDALVDDAAPTADQAAALRETLAEFEGALGSYLRQPGLVR